Proteins encoded by one window of Chondromyces crocatus:
- a CDS encoding single-stranded DNA-binding protein: MSDGMNKVMLLGNLGADPELRYTASGVPLLSLRLATNETFLDRQREMQERTEWHNVVMWGSRAEPLSRLLSKGDCVLIEGSLRTTSFDKDGLKRWRTEVVARELRFTGRRQPPALPDDGLLPDMPMHDAPLQAGSMQPASMQDDALRPPATARGGRKAKESRPGPVVDAMPY, from the coding sequence ATGAGCGACGGCATGAACAAGGTGATGCTCCTCGGTAACCTCGGTGCGGATCCGGAGCTGCGCTACACCGCGAGCGGTGTGCCGCTCCTGAGCCTCCGGCTGGCCACGAACGAGACGTTCCTGGATCGTCAGCGGGAGATGCAGGAGCGCACCGAGTGGCACAACGTGGTGATGTGGGGGTCGCGGGCGGAGCCGCTGAGCCGCCTGCTGTCGAAGGGGGACTGCGTGCTCATCGAGGGGTCGCTCCGGACGACGTCCTTCGACAAGGACGGGTTGAAGCGGTGGAGGACGGAGGTCGTCGCGCGCGAGCTTCGCTTCACGGGGCGGAGACAACCTCCAGCGCTTCCGGATGATGGGCTGCTCCCGGACATGCCGATGCACGACGCGCCCCTGCAGGCGGGGTCGATGCAGCCCGCGTCGATGCAGGACGATGCCTTGCGACCTCCGGCGACGGCACGAGGGGGTCGGAAAGCGAAGGAGTCACGTCCGGGTCCCGTCGTGGACGCGATGCCCTACTGA
- a CDS encoding DNA alkylation repair protein — protein sequence MSPRPKDSLRALAAEIDRALRAEGTPERAVQEKRYLKSALEHVGVPVPSVRAIAKRVRREHPDLTHDDLVALVEALWDEPVHERRLAAIELLNLHVDRLGPEDVPLLERFLRESRTWALVDALAPQAVGTLVTRHPAFGATLDRWARDPDFWIRRAALLALLVPLRTGGGDFERFGRYADAMLEEREFFIRKAIGRVLRDASKKQPERVIAWLTPRVRRAAGLTVREAVKHLPPSEREALLAARGKATAD from the coding sequence GTGAGCCCCCGGCCGAAGGACAGCCTCCGGGCGCTCGCCGCAGAGATCGACCGCGCCCTGCGCGCCGAAGGTACCCCCGAGCGCGCCGTCCAGGAGAAGCGCTACCTCAAGAGCGCGCTCGAACACGTCGGCGTGCCGGTGCCGTCGGTCCGCGCCATCGCCAAGCGCGTCCGGCGAGAGCATCCGGACCTGACCCACGATGACCTCGTGGCCCTCGTCGAAGCCCTCTGGGACGAGCCCGTCCACGAGCGCCGCCTCGCTGCGATCGAGCTGCTCAACCTCCACGTCGATCGCCTGGGCCCCGAAGACGTCCCTCTCCTGGAGCGCTTCCTGCGCGAGTCCAGGACCTGGGCCCTCGTCGACGCCCTCGCCCCCCAGGCCGTCGGCACCCTGGTCACCCGTCACCCGGCGTTCGGGGCGACGCTGGATCGATGGGCACGAGACCCCGACTTCTGGATCCGACGCGCGGCCCTGCTCGCCCTGCTCGTACCTTTGCGCACCGGCGGCGGCGACTTCGAGCGCTTCGGGCGCTACGCCGACGCCATGCTGGAGGAGCGCGAGTTCTTCATCCGCAAGGCCATCGGCAGGGTCCTCCGCGACGCCAGCAAGAAGCAGCCCGAGCGGGTCATCGCCTGGCTGACGCCCCGCGTGCGGAGGGCCGCCGGCCTCACCGTCCGGGAGGCCGTGAAGCACCTTCCCCCGTCGGAGCGGGAGGCCCTGCTCGCCGCCCGAGGGAAAGCCACCGCGGACTGA